From a single Bryobacter aggregatus MPL3 genomic region:
- a CDS encoding sigma 54-interacting transcriptional regulator, translated as MMSSAVEALKSTTWFVERGLRQLEWMVQAIAYRPSAPVPIAEYERKQQSTARARALSSSHGEGRLDEMLSPFAPSDTATLWKGILNRGAQSSKLQIAREEGLRRKSDSNGRSNGPHVPTAWTSEYAALLIDPLGTIVTWNAGAEQLYGYSEKEVIGRRLQMLYPEDTELRSKLQIDLHRSDQEGHCGTECWGRKKNGDHFWANEITMAVKDFDGALQGYARIVRDFSSRLPNEGSHLTPGPSESRIAGIASGEFDSILEANDAFLEMVDYSREDLHHGRLRWQDLTPAEHLAKDEMAHEEGLRFGACTPFEKELISKNGARIPVMVATAILTLSPFRWISFIQDLRESKRTDCINEEVSEREHNFEEIVGRSTSLKQVLDLVETVAPTNATVLILGETGTGKELIARAIHRRSKRCDHPFVTLNCAAIPTGLLESELFGYERGAFTGALAQKIGRFEMAHRGTLFLDEVGDIPLDLQPKLLRALQEKSFERLGGTKTIPIDVRLVAATNRNLTQMLEEKLFRSDLYYRLKVFPITTPPLRDRPEDIPLLVRHFTQKYAREMNKTIDKIPSETMKALANWTWPGNIRELENFIERAVILSPGSTLRVPLSEIRSEFQETSPCGTLHEMEREHVLRALRETRGIITKAAHRLGMPRTTLNALMRKLELSRKDL; from the coding sequence ATGATGTCTTCGGCGGTCGAAGCATTGAAGTCTACGACTTGGTTTGTTGAGAGGGGCTTGCGGCAACTGGAGTGGATGGTCCAAGCCATCGCATATCGTCCATCAGCTCCAGTCCCAATTGCAGAATACGAGCGGAAACAGCAAAGCACTGCGCGGGCAAGAGCCCTGAGTTCGTCTCATGGAGAGGGCCGCCTGGACGAGATGCTCTCGCCGTTCGCCCCGTCTGACACCGCTACCCTCTGGAAAGGCATTCTCAATCGCGGCGCGCAGTCCAGCAAACTCCAGATCGCCAGAGAGGAAGGACTACGCCGTAAGAGCGATTCCAATGGGCGGAGTAACGGACCCCATGTCCCAACGGCCTGGACCTCCGAGTATGCAGCCCTGCTAATCGATCCGCTGGGCACCATCGTCACCTGGAATGCAGGCGCGGAACAGCTCTACGGATACTCCGAAAAAGAGGTCATCGGCCGGAGATTGCAAATGCTCTATCCCGAAGACACGGAGCTCCGCAGCAAGTTGCAAATAGACCTCCACCGGTCAGACCAGGAAGGCCATTGTGGAACCGAATGCTGGGGCCGAAAGAAAAATGGAGACCACTTCTGGGCAAATGAAATCACCATGGCTGTCAAAGATTTTGATGGAGCGCTGCAGGGCTATGCACGCATCGTCCGGGATTTTAGCTCCCGCCTGCCGAACGAAGGAAGCCATCTGACCCCGGGGCCTTCAGAATCAAGAATCGCAGGGATTGCCTCGGGGGAGTTCGACTCCATCCTTGAGGCAAACGATGCCTTTCTGGAGATGGTGGACTATAGCCGCGAGGACTTGCATCATGGACGCCTGCGATGGCAGGACCTCACTCCTGCCGAGCACTTAGCCAAAGACGAGATGGCCCACGAAGAAGGACTTCGCTTCGGAGCCTGCACTCCGTTTGAAAAGGAACTGATCAGCAAGAACGGCGCCCGCATTCCCGTGATGGTGGCAACGGCGATTCTCACGCTTTCGCCTTTTCGATGGATCAGCTTCATCCAGGACCTTCGAGAGAGCAAACGAACCGACTGTATCAATGAAGAGGTTTCAGAGAGGGAACATAACTTCGAAGAAATCGTAGGCCGCAGCACCTCACTGAAGCAGGTCTTGGATCTTGTGGAAACAGTGGCGCCCACCAACGCAACCGTGCTGATTCTTGGGGAAACAGGTACGGGCAAGGAATTGATCGCACGCGCCATCCATCGGAGGAGCAAGCGTTGCGACCATCCCTTTGTCACCTTGAACTGCGCCGCGATTCCCACTGGGCTTCTGGAAAGTGAACTCTTCGGATACGAACGAGGAGCATTCACCGGAGCGCTGGCGCAGAAGATTGGCCGTTTTGAAATGGCCCATCGCGGAACCTTGTTCCTCGACGAAGTGGGGGACATTCCGCTGGACCTGCAACCCAAGCTACTGCGGGCCTTGCAAGAGAAGTCCTTTGAGAGATTGGGCGGCACCAAAACCATTCCCATTGATGTCCGGCTGGTGGCTGCGACCAATCGCAACCTGACACAGATGCTTGAGGAGAAGCTCTTCCGGAGCGATCTTTACTACCGCCTGAAAGTATTCCCGATTACGACGCCCCCATTGCGGGATCGGCCTGAGGACATTCCGCTGTTGGTGAGGCACTTCACCCAGAAGTATGCGCGGGAGATGAACAAAACGATCGATAAGATTCCTTCCGAGACAATGAAGGCTCTTGCCAACTGGACTTGGCCAGGCAACATCCGCGAGCTCGAAAACTTCATCGAACGGGCCGTGATCCTGTCGCCCGGATCGACCCTGCGCGTTCCTCTGAGCGAGATCCGCTCCGAATTCCAAGAGACCTCGCCCTGTGGCACCCTCCACGAGATGGAACGGGAACATGTGCTGCGAGCCTTGCGCGAAACACGCGGCATCATCACCAAGGCGGCACACCGTCTGGGAATGCCCCGGACCACCTTGAACGCCTTGATGCGGAAGCTCGAGCTTTCACGCAAGGATCTTTAA
- a CDS encoding aldo/keto reductase yields MAAFREVPIEKFVFGCHRFGFGPPPGGGPVDTLKHVVPLVKTALDLGIRTFDSAVLYRATLQLGRALEALEVDPNSIELQTKCLRYLGLQTADVKEHQPEALLQGIQARYRGLTDKWDTSPEGVEQQICRERIEFGGKYLKGVALHDPPDKEKQAGLDWAQDVSRPVDFLNRAKQAGAIGRIGLGIKEPAFVHRFLLEEPGMLDYAGVTFCPSILGPMMRILNAAQLHKFEVTLMGINYGQAFTLTEDPATAPDFLYNYEVATAEERALMSRFYKICGSTPLLHLAAAVAGLLAMNFPTLLTQIVTSTMTPSRLVETVKLVREAEVPAPVWAELKAAELIPKEFPTS; encoded by the coding sequence ATGGCTGCATTTCGCGAAGTACCTATTGAGAAGTTTGTTTTTGGTTGTCACCGCTTTGGATTCGGTCCGCCTCCAGGGGGCGGACCGGTCGATACGCTCAAGCATGTTGTCCCGCTGGTAAAGACCGCATTGGACCTGGGCATCCGGACTTTTGATTCCGCTGTCCTGTACCGTGCGACGCTGCAATTGGGACGTGCTCTTGAGGCGCTTGAGGTGGACCCGAATTCCATTGAGCTGCAGACCAAGTGCCTCCGCTATCTGGGGCTCCAGACGGCAGATGTGAAAGAGCACCAGCCGGAAGCACTCCTGCAGGGCATCCAAGCGCGTTACCGCGGGCTGACGGATAAGTGGGACACTTCACCAGAAGGCGTTGAGCAGCAGATTTGCCGGGAACGAATCGAATTTGGCGGCAAGTATTTGAAGGGCGTTGCTCTGCACGATCCTCCTGACAAGGAAAAACAGGCAGGCCTGGACTGGGCTCAGGATGTCAGCCGGCCAGTGGACTTCTTAAACCGCGCAAAACAGGCTGGCGCGATTGGCCGCATTGGCCTCGGCATTAAGGAGCCTGCCTTTGTGCACCGCTTTCTTTTGGAAGAACCCGGGATGCTCGACTATGCCGGCGTCACCTTCTGCCCCAGCATCCTCGGTCCGATGATGCGTATTCTGAACGCGGCGCAGTTGCATAAATTCGAAGTGACGCTGATGGGGATCAATTATGGCCAGGCCTTTACGCTGACCGAGGATCCTGCCACGGCTCCGGACTTCCTGTACAACTATGAGGTGGCCACGGCCGAAGAACGCGCGCTCATGTCGCGTTTCTACAAGATTTGCGGCTCCACCCCACTGCTGCATCTGGCTGCCGCGGTGGCTGGCTTGCTCGCGATGAATTTCCCCACGCTTCTCACGCAGATCGTCACCTCTACGATGACGCCAAGCCGTTTGGTTGAGACCGTGAAGCTGGTGCGCGAAGCTGAAGTTCCTGCTCCTGTCTGGGCAGAACTCAAGGCCGCGGAGTTGATTCCGAAAGAATTTCCAACCAGCTAG
- a CDS encoding alpha/beta hydrolase, whose protein sequence is MTRTIFASAALTVSLASAQTARPLPPLPAPLSIPKPAPATNEPYAPQPILPGGIVVPLYPPNSPYLKADKLREPEVYNMSQAVPGRISSIVGIHNPSIEVHLVEKGINTGAVVILAAGGGHNTLNVGGESADFVPYFFNYGVNTVILRNRLRRDGYNPQVDAVNDALQAIRMVRAYAKEWNIDPNKIGMMGFSAGAELSAPAAVLYEEFDKKNSDPGDPFAGVSSRPDFVGIIYPGPSPFARNRTAPPIPKNVPPAFLTCASAGDRVHTIWAMEYYNAMLMQGVPNLEMHLYGNGRHPGDPLPDGSRMSGGLTDRNNIPFGTWQLRFIDWFRDLGFLQKPGVETKAAKDVAAFVAQPPPPPRSFGPPPPAKPQP, encoded by the coding sequence ATGACAAGAACGATTTTTGCTTCCGCTGCACTGACAGTTTCACTCGCATCGGCACAGACCGCAAGGCCTCTGCCCCCGCTTCCCGCGCCTCTCTCGATCCCCAAGCCTGCGCCTGCTACCAACGAGCCTTATGCGCCGCAACCCATCCTTCCCGGTGGGATTGTCGTGCCGTTGTACCCGCCGAATTCTCCCTACCTCAAGGCCGATAAGCTCCGTGAGCCGGAGGTCTATAACATGAGCCAGGCCGTGCCCGGCCGCATCAGTAGCATCGTCGGCATCCACAACCCGTCGATTGAGGTTCATCTCGTCGAGAAGGGCATCAACACCGGCGCCGTTGTCATTCTGGCCGCTGGTGGTGGCCACAATACCTTGAATGTTGGCGGCGAGAGTGCTGACTTTGTTCCGTACTTCTTCAATTACGGCGTCAATACCGTCATCCTGCGCAACCGTCTCCGGCGCGATGGATACAACCCGCAGGTGGATGCAGTGAATGATGCGCTGCAAGCCATTCGTATGGTCCGCGCCTATGCGAAAGAGTGGAACATCGATCCGAATAAGATCGGCATGATGGGCTTCTCAGCCGGTGCAGAACTTTCAGCTCCGGCGGCCGTCCTATACGAGGAATTCGACAAGAAGAATAGTGACCCGGGTGATCCTTTTGCCGGTGTCAGTTCGCGTCCGGACTTTGTGGGCATCATCTACCCCGGCCCCTCACCGTTTGCGCGCAATCGTACGGCTCCGCCGATTCCGAAGAACGTGCCGCCAGCCTTCCTGACCTGCGCCAGTGCCGGTGATCGTGTGCATACGATCTGGGCGATGGAATACTACAACGCCATGCTGATGCAGGGTGTGCCAAATCTTGAGATGCACCTCTACGGCAATGGCCGCCATCCGGGCGATCCGCTGCCTGACGGCAGCCGGATGAGCGGTGGTTTGACCGATCGGAACAACATTCCTTTTGGGACCTGGCAACTCCGTTTCATCGATTGGTTCCGCGATTTGGGCTTTCTGCAGAAGCCTGGAGTGGAGACAAAAGCGGCCAAAGATGTCGCGGCTTTTGTCGCTCAGCCCCCACCGCCTCCACGTAGTTTTGGCCCGCCTCCACCGGCAAAGCCACAACCCTGA
- a CDS encoding O-acetyl-ADP-ribose deacetylase, translating to MRAIQADITTLAVDAIVNAANSSLLGGGGVDGAIHRAAGPELLEECRSLGGCKTGEAKLTKGYRLPAQYVIHTVGPVWRGGAFGEAELLRSCYQSCLRLAQQVHARSIAFPSISTGIYGYPVEQAARVAIQSVQGAAFDDLIFCCFSQKDLEIYEALLNASIR from the coding sequence ATGCGGGCAATCCAGGCGGACATCACGACACTGGCCGTAGACGCGATCGTCAATGCGGCCAACTCTTCTCTTCTCGGCGGGGGCGGCGTAGATGGCGCGATTCACCGCGCAGCCGGACCGGAGCTGTTGGAGGAGTGCCGGAGTCTTGGTGGGTGCAAGACCGGCGAGGCAAAGCTGACCAAGGGCTATCGCCTGCCAGCCCAGTACGTGATCCACACCGTGGGCCCCGTCTGGCGCGGTGGTGCTTTCGGCGAGGCGGAACTTCTGCGCTCCTGTTATCAGAGCTGCTTGCGCCTGGCGCAGCAGGTGCATGCCCGATCGATTGCTTTTCCATCGATCAGCACCGGCATCTATGGCTATCCCGTGGAGCAGGCGGCGAGGGTTGCGATCCAATCCGTGCAGGGAGCCGCATTCGACGATCTCATCTTTTGTTGTTTTTCACAGAAAGACCTGGAGATCTATGAAGCGCTGCTCAATGCCTCCATTCGGTGA
- a CDS encoding VOC family protein yields the protein MKDFVTYLNFDRNAREAMTFYATSLGGELEISSFADGPMPSSPETKDLVMHARITKGGKVLLMASDCPPGMSLQMGNNFSISIDCESREEVDRLAAALGAGGTVVMAAQDMFWGAYFGMIKDKFQVAWMFNYDVAKAH from the coding sequence ATGAAAGACTTTGTCACCTACCTGAACTTCGATCGAAATGCGCGCGAAGCGATGACCTTCTATGCAACCAGCCTCGGTGGAGAACTGGAGATCTCCAGCTTCGCCGATGGCCCCATGCCATCCTCACCGGAAACAAAGGATCTCGTCATGCACGCGAGAATCACCAAAGGCGGCAAGGTGCTGCTGATGGCTTCTGATTGCCCTCCAGGGATGTCCCTGCAGATGGGAAACAACTTCTCGATTTCGATCGACTGCGAGAGCAGGGAAGAAGTGGATCGCCTGGCCGCTGCGCTGGGCGCTGGCGGGACGGTGGTGATGGCGGCACAGGATATGTTCTGGGGTGCTTATTTCGGCATGATCAAGGACAAGTTCCAGGTGGCCTGGATGTTCAATTACGATGTCGCCAAGGCGCACTAA
- a CDS encoding DoxX family protein: MSQSESSTGRLWAGRVLTGLPIVFLLGDGAVKFTSAAGVIEAFHHLGLPISTAPAIGSLELFCTLLYAYPRTSILGAVLLTGYLGGATAIHVRIGDPFWFPILMGLIVWAGLYLRESRLHPLLPLSK; this comes from the coding sequence TTGAGTCAATCTGAATCATCCACCGGCCGCCTTTGGGCGGGACGTGTCCTGACCGGACTTCCAATCGTATTTCTGCTCGGCGATGGCGCTGTGAAATTTACGAGCGCCGCAGGGGTGATCGAAGCATTTCATCATCTCGGCCTCCCCATTTCAACTGCGCCTGCGATCGGCTCTCTCGAACTCTTCTGTACCCTGCTCTATGCCTACCCGCGCACCAGCATTCTCGGCGCCGTGTTGCTCACCGGCTATCTTGGCGGAGCGACCGCAATTCACGTCCGGATCGGTGACCCGTTCTGGTTTCCGATTCTCATGGGCTTGATTGTTTGGGCTGGGCTGTATCTACGCGAATCCCGTCTGCACCCCTTATTGCCCCTCAGCAAATAG
- a CDS encoding TetR/AcrR family transcriptional regulator, translating to MAVKEIPTRTPEGTRRKILAAAFVEFYRNGFQGGSLNHIVEMAGATKGALFHHFAGKQQLGYAVVDEVIRPLLQERWLDPLKDSQNPIGDLKRAFRKFVKQDIESGSWLNGCPLNNLAQEMSPLDEGFRTRIDKLYTEWRDLYTASLAAAIQVGKIRKDVSARNTAALIVAGQMGIWGTGKYSQNQEIMMQASDAMCDYLDSLWA from the coding sequence GTGGCAGTAAAAGAGATACCGACCAGAACGCCCGAAGGGACCCGCCGCAAAATTCTAGCCGCTGCCTTCGTGGAGTTCTATCGCAATGGCTTTCAGGGTGGAAGTTTGAACCACATTGTCGAGATGGCAGGCGCTACCAAGGGCGCTCTTTTTCATCACTTTGCGGGCAAACAGCAATTGGGCTATGCCGTGGTCGACGAAGTGATTCGCCCCCTCTTGCAGGAGCGCTGGCTGGACCCGCTCAAAGATTCTCAGAATCCGATCGGAGATTTGAAGCGGGCGTTTCGAAAGTTCGTCAAGCAAGATATCGAATCGGGCTCCTGGCTCAATGGTTGCCCGTTGAATAATCTGGCGCAGGAGATGTCTCCTCTCGATGAAGGATTTCGTACCCGGATTGACAAGCTATATACGGAGTGGCGGGACCTCTATACGGCAAGCTTGGCCGCGGCCATTCAGGTCGGCAAGATCCGGAAAGACGTTTCTGCCCGCAATACGGCTGCGCTGATCGTGGCTGGACAGATGGGCATCTGGGGAACTGGAAAATATTCTCAGAATCAGGAAATTATGATGCAAGCCAGCGATGCCATGTGCGATTATCTGGACAGTCTGTGGGCCTGA
- a CDS encoding DUF2277 domain-containing protein, which produces MCRNIKPLFNFDPPTTEEEIRAAALQFVRKISGFQKPSQSNEKAFHQAVDDITAVSARLLDALETVALPKNRETEALKAKARATARFG; this is translated from the coding sequence GTGTGCCGCAATATCAAACCGTTGTTCAACTTTGATCCGCCAACCACCGAGGAGGAGATTCGGGCCGCGGCGCTGCAGTTTGTCCGCAAGATTAGCGGCTTTCAGAAGCCATCGCAATCGAATGAGAAAGCCTTTCACCAAGCGGTGGACGACATCACCGCCGTGTCCGCGCGGCTGCTCGATGCGCTCGAAACCGTCGCGCTCCCCAAGAATCGTGAGACGGAAGCGCTGAAAGCCAAAGCACGCGCAACCGCCCGCTTTGGCTAG
- a CDS encoding amidohydrolase family protein: protein MNRRLFLSAASAAFAQDQLPLKDFEPRSMLRVPQTAITEPAYPVIDFHTHLSFAAKSENGVSLTPERRYLVGPEELLPVMDRKKLKTMVNLTGGYQGGLKDCVAKYDKAHPGRFLTFTEPAWARIDEPGYDKLQVQLLEEAKSNGARGIKVLKTLGLYLREKVTTGKLVKIDDPRFDPMWDAAGRLGLPIAIHVSDPSAFFTPTDRNNERFEELNNHPDWSFNGKDFPSNDAILEARNRVFARHPKTTFVALHVGNYAEDLANVSAALDKYPNMNVELAARIGELGRQPRTARRFIEKYQDRVLFGTDAVPRGVQYPQQLFGDKLYEIYYRFLETEDEYFDYAPAPVPPQGRWRIYGLGLPKPILKKIYYNNAARVIGLARI from the coding sequence TTGAACCGACGTCTCTTTCTTAGTGCTGCGAGCGCTGCCTTTGCACAGGATCAATTGCCATTGAAGGACTTTGAGCCTCGTTCGATGCTCCGGGTTCCGCAGACGGCAATCACAGAACCGGCTTATCCGGTGATTGACTTCCATACCCATCTCAGCTTCGCGGCGAAGTCAGAGAACGGCGTTTCACTGACGCCAGAGCGGCGCTATCTGGTGGGGCCGGAAGAGCTATTGCCGGTGATGGATCGCAAGAAGCTCAAGACGATGGTGAACCTGACGGGCGGTTATCAGGGCGGGCTGAAGGATTGCGTTGCCAAGTACGACAAGGCGCATCCGGGCCGCTTTCTGACCTTCACGGAACCGGCCTGGGCGCGAATCGACGAACCGGGCTACGACAAGCTGCAGGTGCAACTGCTCGAAGAGGCCAAGAGCAACGGGGCTCGCGGCATCAAGGTGCTGAAAACCTTAGGGCTCTATCTGCGTGAGAAGGTGACCACCGGCAAGCTGGTGAAGATCGATGACCCGCGCTTTGATCCGATGTGGGATGCGGCAGGGCGGCTTGGCTTGCCCATTGCCATTCATGTGTCCGATCCGAGTGCCTTCTTCACACCGACGGATCGCAATAACGAACGCTTTGAGGAACTGAACAATCACCCGGACTGGAGCTTCAACGGGAAAGACTTTCCGTCGAACGATGCGATTCTAGAGGCGCGCAATCGGGTTTTCGCGCGGCATCCCAAAACAACTTTTGTCGCGCTTCATGTCGGCAACTATGCGGAAGATCTGGCGAATGTGTCGGCTGCGCTCGACAAGTATCCGAATATGAATGTCGAGTTGGCGGCGCGTATCGGAGAGCTGGGCCGTCAGCCCCGCACCGCGCGGCGCTTTATCGAGAAGTATCAAGATCGCGTGTTGTTTGGGACGGATGCGGTGCCTCGCGGGGTGCAGTATCCGCAGCAGCTCTTTGGCGACAAGCTCTACGAAATCTACTACCGCTTTCTCGAAACTGAGGATGAGTATTTTGACTATGCGCCCGCGCCGGTGCCGCCGCAAGGGCGGTGGCGGATCTACGGGCTTGGTCTGCCGAAGCCGATCCTCAAGAAAATTTATTACAACAATGCCGCGAGGGTGATTGGTCTGGCGCGTATCTAG
- a CDS encoding AGE family epimerase/isomerase yields MTRRSFAILPVGAAAAPLLPTKAELDRLIVKLEKTLTENILGFWYPNTIDPAGGYLLNHDVDGNPKGPGVRMIVTQARMVWFYSRMARWGHEPKNMLAAAEHGYRFLRSKMWDSKDGGFFWELDAGGNATKRNKHLYGQSFAIYAIAEYAMASRRKDVLEFAMRFFDLLEKRAHDPVHGGYVEYFLPDWSTPPVNEPIYIGDSAPGMKLMNTHLHLMEAMTTLYQASHHATVRDRLLELISIESNAVVRKAAVVCTDKYNRDWSPRLEGSFATVSYGHDLENIWLIVEAARAAGVPFSPYVDLFRANFAKCRSYGFDEKLGGFFTSGAIGEAANNRNKSWWVQAEALVGALTMYQLTSNTEYFDVFRKTWDFCDKFQIDWKHGDWHSNLSPAGKAEGDKAQAWKSAYHNGRAMMESILRLRAIREKTA; encoded by the coding sequence ATGACTCGCCGTAGCTTTGCAATCCTTCCAGTGGGGGCGGCCGCCGCACCACTGCTCCCGACCAAGGCTGAACTCGATCGATTGATCGTGAAGCTGGAGAAAACACTGACGGAGAATATTCTCGGCTTCTGGTATCCGAATACGATCGATCCCGCGGGCGGCTATCTTCTGAATCACGATGTCGATGGCAACCCGAAGGGGCCGGGTGTACGGATGATTGTGACGCAAGCGCGCATGGTCTGGTTCTACTCCCGGATGGCGCGTTGGGGCCATGAGCCGAAGAATATGCTGGCGGCCGCGGAGCATGGGTATCGCTTTCTGCGCTCCAAGATGTGGGACTCGAAGGATGGCGGATTTTTCTGGGAGCTGGATGCCGGTGGGAATGCGACCAAGAGGAATAAGCATCTCTATGGGCAGAGCTTTGCGATCTATGCAATTGCCGAGTACGCCATGGCTTCGAGGCGCAAGGATGTGCTTGAATTTGCGATGCGCTTCTTTGACCTGCTGGAGAAGAGGGCTCATGACCCGGTGCATGGCGGCTATGTCGAATACTTTCTGCCGGACTGGTCGACACCTCCTGTCAACGAACCCATCTACATCGGCGATTCCGCACCTGGCATGAAGTTGATGAACACGCACCTTCACCTGATGGAGGCGATGACCACGCTCTATCAGGCATCTCACCATGCGACGGTGCGGGATCGGCTTCTCGAATTGATCTCGATTGAATCGAATGCGGTGGTGCGCAAGGCGGCGGTTGTTTGCACGGACAAGTACAATCGCGACTGGTCGCCGCGTCTTGAGGGTTCCTTTGCCACGGTGAGCTATGGTCACGATCTCGAGAACATCTGGTTGATTGTGGAGGCGGCGCGCGCCGCCGGAGTTCCCTTCAGCCCGTATGTCGACCTGTTTCGTGCGAACTTCGCCAAATGCCGCAGCTACGGTTTTGACGAAAAGCTGGGTGGCTTCTTTACGAGTGGGGCCATCGGCGAAGCGGCGAACAATCGCAACAAGAGCTGGTGGGTCCAGGCGGAAGCTCTCGTGGGGGCGCTCACGATGTATCAACTGACGAGCAATACTGAGTACTTCGATGTTTTTCGCAAGACCTGGGACTTCTGTGATAAGTTCCAGATCGATTGGAAACATGGCGATTGGCACTCGAATCTATCGCCCGCTGGCAAAGCGGAGGGCGATAAGGCGCAGGCCTGGAAGTCCGCGTATCATAATGGCCGCGCGATGATGGAATCGATTCTTCGCCTTCGTGCGATCCGGGAGAAAACTGCTTGA
- a CDS encoding ATP-grasp domain-containing protein codes for MPALTVLCIASYEKGYEFLREAKRQGCRVLLLTSHSLKDVAKWPMEAIDEIFYMPDEQKKWDQQQTINAVSYLAQTEKLDRIVPLDDFDLEMAAALREHLRIPGMGATTTRYFRDKLAMRRQAAEKGLNIPEFVHVLNHAEINAFIARVPGPWMLKPRLMAGAIGIRKVYSPDDLWNAINTLGDERSNYLLEKYIAGPIFHVDSIVSERKLLFAVASRYGRPPMDVSHEGGVFTTRLLEHGTPLEKSLLEQNAMVLGAMGLLRGVSHTEFIQGREDGKIYFLETSARVGGAHIADLIANSTGVNLWAEWAKIEVDGGAGSYSIGPVRNDYGGLLVSLARQEKPDTSAFNDPELVWRMEKKHHVGLIVVSPNYDRVQSLMDKYVERVREDFLAVAPPREKPSE; via the coding sequence ATGCCCGCCCTCACGGTGCTTTGTATCGCCAGTTACGAAAAAGGCTATGAATTCCTCCGTGAAGCCAAACGTCAGGGCTGCCGCGTGTTGCTTCTGACTTCGCACAGCCTGAAGGATGTTGCGAAGTGGCCAATGGAGGCGATCGACGAAATCTTCTACATGCCCGACGAGCAGAAGAAGTGGGATCAGCAGCAGACCATCAATGCAGTGAGCTACCTGGCGCAGACCGAAAAGCTGGACCGTATTGTCCCCCTGGATGATTTTGATCTTGAGATGGCCGCCGCTTTGCGGGAGCATCTTCGCATTCCCGGCATGGGCGCAACTACGACTCGCTACTTTCGGGATAAGCTTGCGATGCGGCGCCAGGCTGCGGAGAAGGGCCTGAATATCCCGGAGTTCGTGCATGTTTTGAATCATGCCGAGATCAATGCCTTCATTGCGCGTGTGCCTGGACCGTGGATGCTGAAGCCGCGATTGATGGCCGGCGCGATCGGGATTCGCAAGGTCTATTCTCCTGACGATCTCTGGAACGCGATCAATACTCTCGGCGACGAACGCTCCAACTATCTTCTGGAAAAGTACATTGCCGGTCCGATCTTTCATGTGGATTCGATTGTTTCGGAGCGAAAGCTTCTGTTTGCCGTGGCCAGCCGTTATGGGCGGCCGCCGATGGACGTGAGTCACGAGGGCGGAGTCTTTACCACGCGTTTGCTGGAGCACGGCACGCCGCTTGAAAAGTCGCTGCTCGAACAGAACGCGATGGTCTTGGGGGCGATGGGATTGCTGCGTGGCGTTTCGCACACGGAGTTCATCCAAGGACGTGAGGATGGCAAGATCTACTTTCTCGAGACCTCGGCTCGGGTGGGTGGCGCGCATATCGCCGACCTGATCGCGAACAGCACGGGCGTCAATCTTTGGGCAGAATGGGCCAAGATTGAAGTGGATGGTGGCGCAGGCTCTTACAGCATTGGTCCGGTACGCAACGACTATGGCGGTTTGCTGGTTAGTCTGGCCCGTCAGGAGAAACCGGATACTTCGGCTTTCAACGATCCGGAACTGGTTTGGCGCATGGAGAAAAAGCACCATGTCGGCCTCATTGTCGTCAGTCCGAATTATGACCGGGTGCAATCGCTCATGGACAAGTATGTCGAGCGCGTGCGGGAAGATTTTCTGGCTGTGGCTCCTCCTCGCGAAAAGCCTTCCGAGTAG